From the Candidatus Methylacidithermus pantelleriae genome, the window AGGTGGTACACCATGGCCACCGCGGGGGGATCTGTAATCCGGTAGGCCCGATCTACCGGAGCGCCCTCTACGTTACGGGTCACTCGCGTCTGCCCAATTCCCTCTGCAAAGGAATCCCCATCCTTAATTTCGAGATGACCCAGGGTGAAGTAGGACCACATGGCCGCTCCCATCGGATCCGCACAAACCACTTGAACGGAGGGATTCTTTTCCTTAAGAAAACGAGCCGTACCGGCCAACGTTCCTCCCGTGCCTACAGAGGCAACAAAGGCTGTGACTTTCCCGTCGGTCTGCTCCCAAATTTCGGGGCCTGTCGTTTCATAGTGGATCTGGGCATTGGCCGGGTTATCAAACTGATTGGCCCAAAATCCACCGGGAATCTCTTCGGCCAGACGCCGGGCGACCTGATTATAGTTGCCCGGATCCTGCCAAGGCTTTTCGGGAACCAGAATGACTTCGGCACCCAATGCTTTCAAAAGCTCGACCTTTTCCGGTGACTGCGTCTGGGGTATGACAATCTTGGTTCGATACCCCTTGGCATTCCCTACCAACACCAGCCCGATCCCCGTGTTGCCTGCAGTACCCTCCACAATCACTCCACCCGGACGGAGCAACCCCTTTTTTTCGGCATCCTCAACGATCCCCAGGGCGGTTCGATCCTTAACTGATCCACCTGGGTTCATAAATTCCGCCTTGCCCAGAATCTCACATCCGGTCGCCAGGGAAAGCTTTCGGAGGCGAATCAGTGGGGTTCTGCCAATTGCATGACAGAGTCCTTCTCGGATTTGAGGAATTGCTCTGCCATGGATCATTCTCGTCTCGCTGTTGGCCTTCCAAGCGCAAAAGCTACGGTTAGGTTAGAAGAGGAAAATAACGCATCGCTAGCCGAAAATCTACCTACCACCTCCTTTCCCCTTTCCTGGTGACCCGCGCAAGAGGAAAACCCATTCGCCTCCGGGTTCCTTTTTGGAGAGCTACCGTTGCCGAAACCGTTCCTCAAGCAATAGACAACCGTTCCCCTCCAAAGGAAGATCGTCCCGGACGCACGCCGAACAGTGCTCCCGACGATTCGCTTGCTAGGCTTTCACCGACAAAGCCCAGGTAGTGCCCAGTCCAGCGTTTTCGGGGACACAGACGCGGCAGGCCGTCCGTTGCCTCCCGACCGGGTTTGGACTGCTTCCGCCGCCTTGGGTGTTCCCCGAACTCCCGCCACAGAAACGACCGCACATGCTTCCTCCGGATTGCTTGCAGGGAGGGCGAAGGTGACTTGACCGCCGTTGCGGGTGGAGACTACCGCCTCTCGCACGGATGGGCGTTCGGAGAGACTCTATCCTCTCCGGGCGGGGGCACAACGCCGCGCGCTCGTGAGAACCCATGCCCCGATGACGCGCGCGGTTGACCGCGTCGATCACAGAGGTGGAGGAAAGCTCGACTTGGATCATCTCGACCCCGGCCGGCGCAAAAAAAAGCCGACTTTGAGTAATCGCGATCGCCTGAGCATAGGCGAAGGAAGAAAGCGAGCCGGCCCGAACGGGATCGCCTCACTCCAGCCTGACCTTTCGCTTGGGAAGATCCAATCGTTCGATCACAAGCCCCTTGCCCAATTCGCCGTAAGGCCCGGAAGATCTTTTTCCACTTAAAAGCAAAAATCGCTTCGGTCTCTTCCTCGCTCTTGCCATGGAGATTGAATCGCATCCCGCGGATTCCCACAAGATTGCCCAAGCGATCCGTTTCGGCTAAGGTGGGATGATCCTCGTTTGGGCCGATGCCGACCGCTCCGAGAAGGCGGCGTGTCAGCAGGGAAACGTGTCCGCGCTTCGACCGCTCGGCAAACACCCGCCCTCCCTTGCCCTCCTCCCAGAAAGCGGGAGATCAAGCGCGGATCCCTCCCGCTTCCGGACGAGTTCCCCCCTCTTGGTTGGCGCGCTCGCTATCCGGCTCGTGGCGAGAGCCTGGAGAATCGCCTCTTGGCCGTAGGCCAAGCGCACGCCCTTAAGAACGAGGTATTGGCTCGGGTTTTCCCACCCGTCCGGCAGCCGCAACTGCAAACCGATAGGCTCCCCTCCGGGATTACCATGGCTTAGCAGGACGGGTTGCCCCCGGTCTTGTCGTGCGACCCGAGCACATAGACGGAGCTCCTCCGCTCCCCCTGCCAATCCCTCTTCCAGTCCGCATGGTCGGCGTACCCGTCTTCTTCCAAAGAAAACTTTTTCCAGGAAGAAACGGCGGGAACCGAGAGAAAGAGGTATCCGCTCGGGGGTTCTCTTCGGCCAGGGCGCGTCAAGCTTCGTCCGCAAGGTCACAAAGCCGCCGCTTTTTTTGATGCAAAAGGTTCGATCGTAGCTTCTCTTCCTAGAGTTTGCGGATCACCGTCTCCGCTCTTCCGGGATGCCTCCTGAGCTTCCTCAATGAGCTCGGGGCCCGGAAGGTAGGGGACTCTCGGGCGGCAAGACCGAACCGCAACAGGAAGACAAAAAGAATCGCTTAAGTCTCTTCAGCGAAACACGAGCCCGCATGTGACCGAAAAAACTCCGCTCCAGCCGCTCGTAGAGCCCCGCATAGGTGTGAAGCAACGCCGCCCGGCTCGATCGTCATCCGCCACCGCGTCTGGTAAGTGAAAAGAGGGTGCTTTCTTGTACGAACGCTTCGAACGCCTTCTTGGCGTGCGGTTCTGCGCGGATTTCTTCTCGTAAAGCCCGGCACACAATGAAACGATGACCCCATGGAATTCGCGCACCACAATGGTCGGTTATCTCATTCGGATCCACCAGCAAGATTGATCGGCTCTGAATAGCCCATGCCGCTTCGCGGTACTCGAACCCGAAACGCATTAGCCGGTCGGGTTACTCGACCAGGATGACGCCCGAGCTTCGGATCACAGAGCTGCCCAACGAACCCTCTATGATGACCGTTCATCCCGGAGCCGACCACCCTTGACGGCCTTGACGATCCGCAACGGTTTGCTTCGAGAGCCAACCCGGAGACCCCAAACCAATTGTCTATTTCAATCCGCTTTTTTCATCGGCGCTGGACAACCCTCATAGAGGGCCACACCGTGAGACCGCTCCGGCTCCACATGCACGATCACCATTCCTGTCGGCAACTCTTCTGCAGCAAAAAACAAACCCCCATCCTTCCACGTTCGCCAAGCCGTCTTGCAGCCAAGATCGTGCCGCTTCGCCCGCCCACGCAACTTCATTTTGATATGCTGCGATGCGCAACCTTACCTCTCAGAATTTTCTTAGCTTTGGGCAACCCTTCCGGCGAGCCAGGCTTAGGTTCTGCAACGCGTTTTCGTTGGTTGGCACAGCACCTGCTTGTTTGGCTCTTGGGGGACGAGCCTGCGGTGGATTCCATGGTTCGGCGCGGTACGAAGGACGCAACAAAAAAGGGTTCGTCCCCCGCTATTTTCCCGGGCCGATGATCTGCTTCACTTCGCTTATCCTTGTGACCGGGAATCCACCCCGACGGGCATGTTCTCGGATCGCCTCCTCATGAGGGGCTAAGTAGACGCAATAGAACTTATCCTGTGTGACATAGCTTTCGATCCACTGGATATCCTTTCCCATATCCTGGAGAATGCTGCAGGACTTTTGGACGATCGCTTCCAATTGGTCCTGGGTCCAGTCCCCTACTCCCGGAATCTCCCTCTCGATCACGTATTTTGGCATAGCTAGCTCCTTCCCTCCCTTATTGTCTTAAGCCTGGCCAGAACTCCAGTCAATCCTGGCTACCGGTTGTTTTTCCTCTGCCATGCTGGGTGAGGCTTGCTCGAATAGGCTCCACAATTTTATTACCTTATTTCCATGATCGAACTGCATATCCGGACTCAAAAGCGCACCCAATCGGTCCCGATCCGTCGCGAGGTGGAAGCCATCCTGGCTCGGCAAGGTTGGAGAAATGGTCTTCTCACGCTATTTGTTCCCCACACAACCGCAGGGATCACCGTTCAGGAAGAAGACGATCCCCATGTGATGGAAGACCTTTTCCGGACCTTAGAGCAAGTGGCGCCTTGGGACAACCCTGCATGGCAACACCACGAGGGTAACGCGGCAAGCCACGTCAAAGCAGCTCTCATTGGGAATTCCCTTCAACTTCTTGTCCAACACAGTCAGCTTCGGTTAGGGCGTTGGCAGGGGGTATTTCTTTGCGAGTTTGATGGGCCCAGGACTCGGAACCTTTGGCTAGAGTTTGTGGAAAAGGATTCCGGCGGAACTCCCTTCCAGGCTCCCTCTTGACGATGAAAGCCGTTTTTCGCCTGGGTTTCTGCATCGTACTCTCCTGGCTCTTTTGGATCGGCATGGCCCGGTCCGATCCACCCTTTGTCCCTCCGACACGCTACAACGCAAAGCAAATCATTCATGTCGGAGGACGCACCGTGGAACAGCAGATCTTCCAGGATGGACCGCGGTTCCGAGTGGATACCCTGGCCGGCCAGGTGGTGCAAGCAGTGATTGTCGACCGGTCCAAGCAAGTTGTTTATACGCTTTTACCATCGGAAAAATCGTATCAAGAGAAACCTTACAAAGACAGCGGGGTCCGAGGAGAACTGGTTCTTGAAGGCCCCCAATACCAATGGTCTTGGGAAGGGACCGAGGTGGTTGGCGGAGAGCTGTGCGATCGCTACAAGGTAAGGTGGCCGGCGGGAAGCGCCGTCTACTGGGTGAGTCAAGCCACTCATTTCCCTCGCCGGATGATCGGCAACGATGGAAGGACGCTGGTGGAATGGCCGGAGTATGTGATTGGAGCGCAACCTCCTGAACTTTTTCAATTGCCTCCGGACTATAAGAAAATCAGTCCAGAGTCAGAGCTAGAATCACCCGTCAAATGAGCCCTGAAAAAAAGCGGGAAGGAAAAAGCCCTTTTGCACCCTTTTCCGCCTCACCTATTTGCCTTTTCCCTCTTTTCCGCTAGCTACCAGCCTCACCGTCGAGAACCGGTAAAGACTCCGGTCTTTCACAGGAGTTTTAGGTTTTTTTCAGCTCACCGTTGCGAAAGCTACTTGATAGATCGATCTTTTTTCCTCCCGCACTCCTTGATGCGCCCCCGCAAGGAACCATTTTTCCAGCCAGATCCTTTCGAAGGAATGGCCTACGGGCTTCTGTGCGCGATGCTAACACTTATCGGCCTTTTCGCGTTTCTGGTCTCGATTCGAGTAATGGCTGGAATATAAAGGAAGAGTTCCCGTTTTTCCTCCAAGCATATGAAGGAAAGACAGAAATTAGCCCCCACCTTTACCTCTTTCGCAAAAGGCATAGGAAAGAACTCCCGCAAGTAGCTCCTTAACCGGAGAAAACATTTACCCAACGACATGGGAGGAGTTTTCCTGGGCGATGTGGCTCCTCTTCCGAGCGTATCCAAAGTAGAGGATAAACCCCAGGATCGACCATATCACAAATCGCCAAAGTGTCATCGGAGCCAGATGCCCAACCAGGTACAGGCAAGAACCTGCCGCCAGCAACGAAGTCCACGGCATCCCCGGTGCGCGAAACGGACGAGGCAAATCCGGATGAGTATGTCGCACCACAAGAACCCCAATGGAAACGAGAATGAACGCAGCAAGCGTTCCAATATTCGTCAGCTCGGCGACTTCTTGGATTGGCATAAGCCCAGCAATGAGAGCAACCACGATCCCAGTCACCAGGATCACCCAAACAGGTGTGCCGAACTTTTCATGAACCCGACAAAACACCGGCGGTAAAAGCCCGTCCCGTGCCATCGCAAAGAAAATACGAGACTGCCCGTACATCATGACCAAAAGGACTGAGGTGAGGCCCGCAATTGCTCCAGCGCTAACCCAACCTGCGATCAACCCTTCGCCAACGCGCGAAAGTGCAAAAGCGACCGGGTCACTCACGTTGAGACTTCCATAGGGAACCATTCCCGTAAGAACCAACACCACCAGGATATAAAGCAGGGTACAAATGCCAAGGGATCCAAGAATGCCGATCGGCAAATCTCGCTGCGGGTTTTTCGCTTCTTCTGCCGCCGTTGAGACCGCGTCAAACCCAATGTAAGCAAAGAAAATGAGCGCAGCACCTCCCATGACTCCGCTCCATCCATACGGCATAAACGGGTGCCAGTGGGCCGGATTGACGTGTCGCAAACCAACAAATAAGAAAAGGAGGATAACTGCGAGCTTCAGAGCAACGACCAGATTATTGAAGCGAGCGCTTTCTCGTACACCTGCGGCCAGAACCAGACTGATAGCCAGGATGATCCCAGCGGCGGGAAGGTTGATCCAGCCTCCCTCCATGGGCGCTCGGGTCCATTGGGGAGGGAAAACAAGACCAAAATCTTGGAAAACTCTTTGAAAGTATCCACTCCACCCGATAGCTACCGCCCCAGCCGATACCGCGTACTCCAGGATCAAATTCCATCCGATCGTCCACGCAGCAAATTCTCCCAAGCTTACATAGGCATACGTGTAGGCGCTCCCAGACACCGGAACGCTGGAAGCAAATTCCGCGTACACCAACGCGGTAAAAAGGCACGCAAGCCCGGACACCACAAAGGAAACAGACAGCGCTGGACCCGCCTTGGTTGCTGCTGCAATCCCTGTGATAACAAAAATTCCAGCCCCAACGATCGCTCCAATACCCAAAAGAGTGAGGTCCCATCCCGAAAGCGATCGGCGTAACTGGTGCGGGTGGTTGTTGACCCGTTCGACCAAGTCCTCAATCCTTCTTTTCCTCCACATCCCCGGGTCCGCAGAACTCAAAGGACTGGCTCGAGCTCCCGTTTTTTTCTCCGAAGAAAGAGGAAAACCCATGGCAAAGATTCCTTACAATAAGATCCTGGAAAGCAAAGGCTACTCTTTTATTCCCGCGGTTCCAACCAAAACTCACGCAAATGCTTCTTGCTCGCTACCCCTTGTCCTTTTGTGCGGAATAGCAACTACCGTTCCTTGTCATGGCCAAAATAAGCAGGAGAGTTTGACCCGCTGGACCAAGCTAGCACGCTAGGGAGGAGAGGCGACTTGGGTGCGGACGGGCTGTTGGAGGGTATTGGAAGGGCCACCTCTTTCCCACCAGCTCTTGGAAACCCACGCAAACAGCCGCATAGCTGGATAAGGCTGTGCGCCCATCATGGGTTCGGTTTCTCCTTCACAGAGGCTCGATTCACCTGGGGTTCCCGCCCCGTGCCAGAGCGTTCCTCTTCACGGCGTTGACACCCAAGAGCTTGCGGCCAAGCATTCCCGATGGATCGCGGCGTTGACTCTTCCCCCATCTCCCGCCTAGAGACGTCGCATCGAGACATCCGCTGCCACAACTCCAGCACGGTTTTCATCGCGCCGCATTAAGAGGATGTCTTGCTTGAGGGTTAGAAACGCTCAACCACGGCGACCATCCTCCTGTAAAGCCCCTACCTTGCAGAAAAGCTCGCAGCACAACTCCAAGAATGCGCCATCCAGGATCGGCCGGCGAAGATGCCAGTTACGAGCCACCTCTTCGACATTGGGGTTTTCGGTTCCGATTCCCCAATCTATGCGGGTCAATATCGTGGTGGCTCTGTCGATAGCATCGCAGGGGATCGTGGCGACGCGCGCGTGAAGCCTGCGCATGCGCCTTGTAGCTTAACCTCGACACTATTTGAAGGTACATTCTTCGAGCCGAACGAGTTAATGCTTTCCTCCTGCCTAGATGATCCAGTTGCGCCCGTAAGAAAAAAAAGAAAGCAGGCCCAGTTTTTTGGAGTAGCTCGTTTCCTTTCTTTGGGTATTTCGCAAAGCATTTGGCGCTGAAATTTGCCATCGGACAAAAGCCGCGCTACGCCGGAGGCTGTAAAGGCGACGAAGGGCTTGGGGACTTCCTTATGCGAAGCCTTTCGAGATTTCTTGGGCTCGGAGGGGCGCGGTGAACCCGTAGGCCAGGAAAAAGATCCAGATGGAATTGGGGACTCGGGTCGCTGCCCGCCAGGGATAGACGGGAGAGACTTCCAGGGAGCTTTTGGGCTGGAGAAAGGCCGGTTCAAACCTCGGCGAGTCGCTCATAATGAGTGAGGGCCTTCCCGGGGAAAGCTTCCGGCAGGGAGACATGGGGGACCAGGAGATACCACTTATCGATCGCTTCCTTTTCTGGGATCCCGCTCCTCTCTTTACGTTTCCACCAGAAACGGCCCTTGAGGTTCGACCCCGTACTCCAAAATATTTTTGGGTTTAGACGCAAAAGAGAGCCCCAACCGACCGGGTTCCCCAGTTTGACCAGATCGGCTCTTTGCGTGATCGTTTTGGGTGATCTGGGCCAATACCTCCTTGGCAGAAGCCAGCCGGTCCTCCCGGCGGGCCCCGATCGCTCAAGGGTTAGGCGATTTTTTCGGGCAATCACATCTCGAACCCCATTGCCTTCCACCTCCATCACTGTACTCCGGTCGGTAGGCCAAAGCGGCCGATCTTTTGGGAAGACCCCGACAATCACTCTTGGAGCTTGGGTTCTCTTAGCTTGGGTGACATATGGAAGCTCCTTCTCCTTGAAGCGCCTTCAACTTCCACGGGCTTTTTCCTTCCTCCGTCAAAAACAACGGTTCTTTGTCGAGTGCCTACCCCTTGCTGGAGTGTTACAAGCAACCCCACAAGCGTCTTCGAATCCGCCCGCTTCGCTCCGTCCAGTAGCTTCTGGTTCTGACCAAAGTGGACAGCCACGAGAGCGTCGAGCCCGAGAAGAGGCTCGTGATTTCCAGGACATCCTTGACCAGGTCTTGCTCGAAGGTCCTATCCTTGCCTTGATTGAGGATCACCACTTTAACCCCCTCCCCTTCCAGAGCGCGAACACCAGCTCCCCTCCCAAGGGAAGCAGTCGGCTTTTGTGCGCGATCACCCATCTGCCGGTTTCACCCTCGAGGACCGTGTCGAGGAACGGTTTTCAGCCCTTTCTTGCTGTAGTACCTGGCCCCGATCCAGGGTCGGCAGTAAATGCCCAATCCTAGCGGATGCAAGGCCATTCCAGAGCCCGATTCTAACGCTCCCGATCCTCGTTCTGGTCAGAGCTGGAAACGGAGGCGTAGGCAACGTCCTGCAAGTTGGCTCGTGTGCGGCCCAAAAGCGCTCCGGCACGAGTTTCGCCAGAGCCTACCGACGATGGCCACCAGCGGTACGTCTGGGCAGCAAAGGGCCCTCCGCCTCCCCGAGTCGAAGCGTCCTGATCGACGCCCCGAGAAGATACGCTGCTTCGCCTATACCCACCAAACTCGTGATTTTGGGGGAGGATAAAGCAGCTTTGCTAGCATTTTTATCCAACTGCTCCAGCCCTCTTTGCACCTCCCTCAACCAGACCGGCTCTTAATGCCGATCCGCCTTTGGATCGCCCTAGCGAAACGGGGGCATCGAGCGGGTTCCCAAGCTTTCTGCCGATCACGCGTGAACGGGCACCGGAATGGGTCAGCCCGCCTCTTTTCTCACCACCGCCATGCTGTCTTGTAACAAACCCTTTCGTCCGTTGGTGGAGATGTTCAACGTCACCCCAACCCATACCAGTGAGAGTTCTAGATCCCTAGATAGATACTCTTTGGTCTTACCGTCGGCCGCCTCTCCCGGAAGAGTCTTTAAGCCTCTGCCAATATGATTTGCTCTTGTCTGCACAAAGGTTTTCGTTTTCAAAGAGGAAGGTTTTTTCATGGAACGACAAACGCGACAGCGCCGGGCAATTGCACAGGTACTGGTCAGTGCCGATGGGCCGCTCACTCCCGGAGAGATCCTGCAAGAAGCCGCTCGTGAAGTCCCCGGTTTGGGTCTAGCCACCGTTTACCGATGCTTGCGTTCGTTTCTTGCGCAGGGGTTGGTTTGCGTAGTGGGCATC encodes:
- a CDS encoding cysteine synthase A codes for the protein MIHGRAIPQIREGLCHAIGRTPLIRLRKLSLATGCEILGKAEFMNPGGSVKDRTALGIVEDAEKKGLLRPGGVIVEGTAGNTGIGLVLVGNAKGYRTKIVIPQTQSPEKVELLKALGAEVILVPEKPWQDPGNYNQVARRLAEEIPGGFWANQFDNPANAQIHYETTGPEIWEQTDGKVTAFVASVGTGGTLAGTARFLKEKNPSVQVVCADPMGAAMWSYFTLGHLEIKDGDSFAEGIGQTRVTRNVEGAPVDRAYRITDPPAVAMVYHLLYEEGIFVGLSSGINLCGAVKFAKEVGPGQTIVTILADGGGRYLSRLYNRQWLESHGLWPIPSGLSFLKEL
- a CDS encoding DUF4242 domain-containing protein, which produces MPKYVIEREIPGVGDWTQDQLEAIVQKSCSILQDMGKDIQWIESYVTQDKFYCVYLAPHEEAIREHARRGGFPVTRISEVKQIIGPGK
- a CDS encoding secondary thiamine-phosphate synthase enzyme YjbQ, producing MIELHIRTQKRTQSVPIRREVEAILARQGWRNGLLTLFVPHTTAGITVQEEDDPHVMEDLFRTLEQVAPWDNPAWQHHEGNAASHVKAALIGNSLQLLVQHSQLRLGRWQGVFLCEFDGPRTRNLWLEFVEKDSGGTPFQAPS
- a CDS encoding amino acid permease → MWRKRRIEDLVERVNNHPHQLRRSLSGWDLTLLGIGAIVGAGIFVITGIAAATKAGPALSVSFVVSGLACLFTALVYAEFASSVPVSGSAYTYAYVSLGEFAAWTIGWNLILEYAVSAGAVAIGWSGYFQRVFQDFGLVFPPQWTRAPMEGGWINLPAAGIILAISLVLAAGVRESARFNNLVVALKLAVILLFLFVGLRHVNPAHWHPFMPYGWSGVMGGAALIFFAYIGFDAVSTAAEEAKNPQRDLPIGILGSLGICTLLYILVVLVLTGMVPYGSLNVSDPVAFALSRVGEGLIAGWVSAGAIAGLTSVLLVMMYGQSRIFFAMARDGLLPPVFCRVHEKFGTPVWVILVTGIVVALIAGLMPIQEVAELTNIGTLAAFILVSIGVLVVRHTHPDLPRPFRAPGMPWTSLLAAGSCLYLVGHLAPMTLWRFVIWSILGFILYFGYARKRSHIAQENSSHVVG
- a CDS encoding recombinase family protein, whose translation is MGDRAQKPTASLGRGAGVRALEGEGVKVVILNQGKDRTFEQDLVKDVLEITSLFSGSTLSWLSTLVRTRSYWTERSGRIRRRLWGCL
- a CDS encoding MerR family DNA-binding transcriptional regulator, yielding MQRGLEQLDKNASKAALSSPKITSLVGIGEAAYLLGASIRTLRLGEAEGPLLPRRTAGGHRR